The genomic region cctgcAGTTTGCCCAGACTTACGTCCATtttgtcggtgatgccatccaactgtctcatcctctgttgtcctcttctcctgctgccttctatctttcccagcaccagagtcttttccaatgagtcggctcttcacatcagatggccaaagtattggagcttcagctttagtatcagtccttccaatgaatattcaggattgatttccttaggattgactggttggatctccttgcagtccaagggactctcaagagtctcctccacgtcacagttcgaaggcatcaattctttggcactcagtctttttAATCGTCcggctctcatatccatacatgactactggaaaaaccatagcttcgactatatggacctttgtaagcaaagtaatatctctgctttttaatacgctatccaggtttgtcattgcttttcttccaaggagcaagcgtcttttaatttcatggctgcagtcaccattcacagtgattttggggctcgataaaataaaatctgtcactgtttccattgtttccccatctgtttgtcatgaagggatgggactggatgccacgatcttcgtattttgaatgttgagttttaagccagcgttttcactctcctctttcaccttcatcaaaggactctttagttcctcttcacttttctgccatttgggtggtgtcatctgtatatctgaagttgttgatatttctcccagcactcttggttccagcttgtgcctaTCCGGGagggcattcctcatgatgttctctgcatagaagttaaataagtagggtgatcaATATTcaaccttgaagtactcctttcccaattgtgaaccaaactgttgttccatgtccacttctaactattgcttcttgacctgcattatAGTCTATCTTTGATAACAGAAAAGGGGGATACTAAATTTCCCTTCTAAATCTGGTGTCTCTTAATCTTTAGATGTCAGGTCTTAAGCTTCAGAAAGTTCTTTAAAGTTGTTCAATATTTTGAGGAAAGCTTCTGGATtctgaagattttaaaaagtcttgtaTCTGTTCACTCAGGGTAGCATTTTTAATGTCACCCTTTGTTGAGGTGGAAGCCAGTGGTTTCTTTGAACTTTTTACTGGCAATAAATCTCTGGTACTGGTCTCTAGTTGAGGAGGGCAtcgtaacccactccagttttcttccctgaagaatcccatggacagaggagcctggcgggctacaggccacagggtctcacagagtcagacgtgactgagtgactgagcaatagTCTGTAGACAGGCAGGCACACGACTGATAAGTCtcatcattattaatatttcttttgccCCCAGCAAAAGCCTGGTGCAGTGGGGTGGAACTACTGAGGAAAAAATAGGTTAAATTTAGAATTTTGCTTAAAGTGAAGAAGGGCTCTGAGATTCCACGTGTCCTTCACTGTCCAGTGAAACTGCAGTGAATCTTTCTGAAAGTACATCAGCACCCACATGCACCTTCACTATTCCATAGCCCCTTGAAAACTGCACCTCTTTTTGGGCAAAATGATTATTTGATTTGATCAAGAGCCATGTTCAAGGTAAAACAACCACTTTAATGAGCTAGAGCCCAGTCATGGGAAGAATACTGAACCAAAAGTCAGAAGATCAGAGTTTTGACAGTCTCAATTCTGTCATCTGCAGCCTTTGGCTAGGTGTCAGTTCCTCCTTTGTAAGATAAGGGTGGTAACACTTCTGATCTCTTGTTGGGTGCTGGCTGACAGGCTCAAAGGTGAGGCTGACTgttaaagaaatttgaaaagcTTTTGAGTCCTGTAAAAATGTGTAGTGTATAAACTGGCTCGATATATGTGTGTTGTGTATATAACCATCATTGCTTCAAATTATGACCCTGAAATTTTaccacattatttaaaaaaaaaaaaaaagatgaattctgTTCATTGAACTGTATTTGCGCACAAAATGAACCTGAATATTTTAGGAAGATTTTCAGCAATAAGAACTGCcacagaaactttattttttaatctaacagTTTGCTAATTACAAAGTTCTTCATAGTCAAAGTCCATGTCTTATCTGTCATTTTTGTGCCTGTCAGCATCCAGCATGAAAGCTTAGGATAACTGTTAATCATTCaggtttttttcccactgaaattCAGGCTTTAGATCCAGAAAACTTGTTCTAGCTGTGTTATCACTCTGACTCTCGGTTTCCTGGTTTCCTGTAAACAGAGAGGAATATGTAACTTGGGTAAAAACACCCAGCCAGATGCTTGATGCCAGCCAGGCACCAGGCAGAACTTGGTTCTCTGTCTCATTTCCTGAGTGTTGTGGCTGGAGGTTTTCCTGACTGGCTAGAGGTATTCTCCTCAGTCAGTGAAGAGGGACCCTCCTCTTTGTCTAGGTACCTGTTTTACATGGCATGTGTAAGATGTAGCTGGAGCCTCGGTCTAGAGAGTTCAGATGTCTGCCATTTATATTTGGGCCTCTGAGCAGGCCTTAACCTCAGAGTGAGAGGATGAATGGGGTGTTAGTGAACTTGAGAGCAGGACGAGCTCATCAGATGCGCACAGGGGCTAGTCAGTGACATGCTTGAATCAAGCAGATGGGGTTTTTCGACAGTAGGGGTTTGGGTAAGCTGAGGTGGAGCTAGAGGCCATGTATGTATGTGACCCTATCTAATATGGCCCTGGGATTTTCAGAAGCTGGAAATCAGAATTTCTGTATGAatccttttcattttaagatgttgacagttaatttcattatttttttctaaaattgtaaaataaaggtACCACCTGGATGTAGAACTAAGTAGTGGGCCCTTTGTGGCCCATGGGCCAGCAGGTAGCAATCCCTGCTTTCAAACAGGAGGGACAGTGATACAGCTAGTACAGAAGGAAAGGACTTGCCCTCCTGACCAGCTGTGGAGACACTATAGTAGAATTGCCTTCCTGCTCTGTCTGAGTGCCAGTTGCTTTGTCACATGCTACCTGCTATTTTGACCGTCAGCTTTTCACCAGCCCTTGCTGAAAATGGCATACTTCTCGGTGCATTTATTCTACAGCAGAAGAAGCCAGTGATGAGGGATTGCCAATATACCTCAAGAGAGAACTGTTTTTCCTTGTAAGTGTCTGGGGGTGAAAGAGTGGCAGGTTAACCCAGTATCCTGAACCTCTTACCTGCTGCTTACATGGCATGGGGCACCTCCCCACAGTCTTGATGCCTCCACCAGCCTTTCATTCACAGCGGCCACCCCACCACAGCCATTCCCCTCACATCATCAGTACCCAGTATAATTGACTGCAAATTGACTCCAAAGCACTTATGAGTCTCTGAAATGTTCGTTTGTCAACCCTCACTAGAATTTTAAGTTTCTTGAGGCCCAGGAGCCTGAGGGTCCAAGGAGAGTgggtggcacatagtaggtggtcaataaaatacttgttgaaagaaatgagtgaaaaaatGAAGGAGCTGCTCAGGGAACTTTGGAGAAAAAACTGTTTTATGCACATCACTGCCAGGGCTGCAGGCTGGAAGAAGGCAgagtgggtggggaggaagaaggagtggtgggagagggtgggggaCCTCCTCTATTTCTGTGGGGTGGGGTCACATAGGGTGGAGTCATGAGGTGCTACCCTCAGCCTGGGCTTCCTTCCAGGCCTGGCGCACCTCGATCTTCACCTTGAAAGGTTTGATCTGCAAGACGAGACTGGCATTGCCCTCCAGACAGGGTAGCTTCCCATCATCCGGGATCTCCAGGTTGAACCTCTGCAGCAGCCGGGACATGAAGAGGAAGAGCTCCTGGCGGGCTAGCATTTCACCTACGCAGGAGCGGGGTCCTGCTCCAAAGGGCAAGTAGCTTAACGATGGCGAGATGAGTTGTGTCCCCGTGGGGTCCAAGAAGCGCTCTGTGAACATGGGGAGGCATCAACCGGGAGCCAGGGCCAGTGTCAGTAGAGTAGGGGGAGCACAAGGCCCTGCCtcgggagccccagtctgagaaGGTGGACAGCCTTCTTTGGGGGGGCAATCTTAGGAGAGATAAATGCCCTGCTCTCAGGTAGCCATAATCACACAGAGAAGATGGGATATTCAGGAAGGTTGCAAAGTGTATTAAACAGGTGAAAATGGCACCATGCAAGAGGAGAGGGGGCTGACTTCACAGGAGACATATGCCTGTAGGCCTTCTTAAGAGAGGAGGCTTGCAGTTGGTGGAAGGAGAGTGGGAAacccagcagtgaagaatctgggTAAGTGTAGGGTAGGCTGGGGGTGTCAACAGGTCCATATAGTGGGAGTCAGGAGTCTTCTAGTAGGAAATCTGGCAGAAGGGAAACAATGCTGGAGAGTTGGGCACAGAGCGGGCAGTGTGGCCTGGGAGGGAAGGACAGAACAGGGACTCACCTGGCATGAACAGGTTGGGCTGGTGCCACTCCTTCTCGTTGTGATGCAGTGCCCACAGGTTGATCACAACCTCTGTGCCCTTATCAATGGTATGGTCGCCAATGCTGCcgcagagagggagaggagaagagggtctGGAGTATTGTCCTTTCCCACCTGCTCTGCCCCAAGGCTCCGCGGTTCCTACCCTGGGGAAAAGAGTCCTTGGCTCCCTCATGCCCACTCCCGATCTTCTCCTCAGCTTCTAACAGAATGAAGATGAATGCTGCACTCTATTCCTGACTAGCACTTAGGATCAACACTGTGGGTCTATTAGGGCCTGGGGGTGTGCATACTGGGCTGGTGCGTGtgagcatgagtgtgtgtgtgtgtttgtgtgcagcTTTTGGATTGGGTAAGAGCACGAGTCTCCGAGGCAGCAGGCAGCTTCTGAAGGAGGTCAGGTTGATGGGTCAGTGGGTGTCAGTGGGTATAGACACACTCGTCAGCAGGGTCGTGGGTAGGATGATCGGTTGTCAGTGGTTGACTGTAGGTTCACCAGCCAGCTGGTGGGGTCAGATGCTGGAGGGGGGACCAGGTGGGCGGATGTCCTGGGAGGGAAGGCACACCTGGAGTCAATGATAGCCTTGTGGGGGATCAGCGTAGGGGCCACAGGCCGGATTCGGAGCACCTCTCGGATGGTCGCCTCCAGCAGGACAAGGCGGTTCCGGTCGCTGATGGTTGGGGTGCGACTGAAACCTATATTCTGGTCAATGTCATCCTGGATCCTCTTCTTCAACTGAGGGCCAGAACAGGGTGGATGTTACCAGGGTGTATCAGCCCAGGAGAAGCAAGGGCTTAGAAGAATTCTACTGTTACATCCTAAAGGGCCCAGACCGTTTCCAGCGGTAGCTCTACAACCCCGGCTTTGCTTGCAGAAGATGGGGCAGCTCCGCCCAAGGACCAGAGCCAACCACTGCTTGGGCAAAGGGTGCAACAGCCCAGTCAGCCTGCAAAGAAATCCCGAGGGTATTGCCTCTCCCTTTCTCTGGAGCAGAGGTGAGTGTGTCTGGGGTCAAGAGTCTTGGGAACGCTCGGGTAGAGAGAAACTCACCGAAGGATGGTGTAGCAGGTAGGCCACGATCCACTTTATCACAGAGGTGCTGGTCTCCACACCAGCCCCGAAGATGTCCCCTATGGTAGCGAGCATGTGTCTATTAGAAAGCAGCTTTGAATCCTGGTCTGGGCCAGCATTGTTATTGTCTGCATTCACCTTGGCTTGGATCAGTATGTGCAGCAAGTTAGTGATGGAGTCGCTGCTGAAGTTCTCCTGGTTGGGTGAGATTGGGAGATTATGATGAGGAAGGAGCCCCATCTGCAAGCCCTGCCATACTCTCAGCCAGACTGTAGACACAAAGGCTTCTCCCACTTGGAAATGAGGGAGTGGAGTGAGGCTAGTCAGGACCCATGAAGTTGAGGAAGTGGAGAAAACACTGGGCCCTCTTAAAATTTGTGGGGTGGATGGGTCCCTTCCAGGATCCTCTTCAGTTCCTCACTTCTCTACTCCCATGTATTAGTTAAGTCAgtttttactgagcacctactacatgccaggctctCTGCTAGGTGCTGGAGATCCTACACTGTCCAAAATGGACCCAACCCGGCTCTCCTGCCGCTTTCCACCTAACTCGTCCTCTCTTCTGCCCTATCACCTACCTGACATTTTTCAAGGATTTCATTCAGCAATTCATTTCGCGTTTGAACACAACCCTTCATCTTTTCCATGGCTTTGCTGGGGAAAATCTGCAAAGTGGAAATGTTAGCTTCTACGTGTCCGTCCCTGGCAAGTTCCCACTCTAACCCCAACCTTCAGCCAGAATGGAAGGCAGCATAGGGACCCAGAATGGGACCATCAGTGACAACCAGGACAATTCCAAACAAGGGAGAAAGGAGTGACCTCCACTTCCCCTTCCCCCTTCAGTCAAACATCTAGCGCTGACTGAGACTTTCCTCAGTAGTAACACAGACTTGAGTCTCAAGCCGTGATTAAGTTCCTTAACTTTTTGAAGCCTGTATTTCATCTGCATGGGGATAATAAAACCCACTTCCAAAGGGAATGCATGATGAATGCCTGTGGAGCTTTGGTACTGGCGCATGGCATTTCCCAGTTGCTCAGCtgttaaagactctgcctgcaatgcaggagacgtgtgttcaatccctgagttgggaagatgccctgtggaaggaaacggcaacccactccagtgttcttgcctgggagatcccatggacagaggcgtcaCGCGGGTaaagttcgtggggtcgcaagagtcagacacgactgagtgactaaacaataccaCCAGCAACATTATCATGagtattaaaatgtatattttaaaagctaaaccTATTCTGTAGAGAAGCAGAAAGGGTTTGAAAAGTCAGACGAGGTAGAGGTCACTGTGATTGAGGTAGTCAGAAAAAAATGTGGGTCTGTAGTGAACTGTAAGAGGAAAGAACTGGGGATGCTGTCAGGGTCTGCTGAGGACTGCCCATAGGGCCTGGCCCCATCCTCACCTTCAGCACAGGGAATATGTCCAGGAGAACTTCCTTGCTCAGAACCTCCAGGATGCCATCATTGACATTTTGTATGGCCTTCAGGGCAGGATCCTCATTCTTGAAGGAGAAGTTGAAGCAGATAAAGCTGATTATGTTGGTCACCGCCAGAGAGAGAGGCTCGGACAGATCTATGGATTCTCCATGCTGGGTGGCCAGGAAATCACACAGCACATTGGCTTCCTGATTAACTGAGGGGAGAGAGGGGTGTAAGGGTGGGCATTGAGCCATCCCTTCACCCCCGTCTGCACCAGTTCCATCTTCATCTAAGACAGAGAGCCGATGGCCAGTAGATGGCAGCGGTGGCCAAGAGAATGTGGAACGGAGGTACCCAGCGGGGGGAgaaccctccccctccccaaccctcttCAAGCTCCTGCAGCCCAGGCCCAGCCAGGCACTCACTGATCTTCTCTAACTTTAGGTTGCCATCCTTGAACAGGGCAAAGGCGTTCAGTGCCAGCTTCCGATGCAGCTGCCAGTGGGCACCATGGTCGGCAAAGGCAATGCCCTTTTGGTTGTCTGACAGGATGTCTAGAGTGGCCTTTGGAAAGCAGGAAAGGACAAAGGACTCAGACCCCATCCACCCACCCTCACCGAGAGGAATGAGGCTGGTACCTGTCGTGCAGCCTCCTTGTAGAGTTCCCTGCTTCACTCCACCCTGACTGCAAGGCCTTGGTAGGACAGATCCTACGGCCTAACACTCCCAGTTCCAACGGAGAGACAGagtaaggagaaagaaagaacccCGAATTAGATTTTCAGATCAATGACAGGGTGAGGCAGAGTGACATGGGATGGACTCTCCAAACTTGTAGGAGCAGAGATTGAGGACACACCAGGCCCCTGGCCTTCCCTGGGTCCTCTGGGGACGGGAGCTGCTAAAGGCACAGCAGCTGAGCCCCCTTTAGTTCCCCCTTCCATTGCCAGCTGTGTGCCCACCACACGGCCATATCAGAAGAGCCCACATGTCTTGTCCACCCAGCCTGGACTTGGGCCAAGCTGCTTCTGCCCAGAGGACCCCCAAACCTCTACAGGTCCCCCCAGACCTCCCCTCTTCTATCCCCATATCTGCAGACCCCATCAGATTAGCAGCCTCCTTCCTTTTTGCCCTGGAGAGAAGAAGCCCAGCAGAGGTGGGAGAGGGTAGTTGGCCCACAGATCAGGCCGACTGGCCCAAGGAAAGAAGAGTCAACCCTCGGTCTGATCAAAGATGAGCAGCCAGGGGGCCTTCCCCAGGATGTTCAGGGGAGTACTCATCAGCCAGGTGCTGTGTCGGAGCCTGGCAGTGTTCCTGGATGACTAGCTCCCACTCCCTTCTGCCCCCAGGAGCAAACAGAAAGTTTGACGGGCTGAATCTTCAGCACCCTCCTTGAAAGTGTTCGCAGAGGTCACCTCCCCAGGGATTAGGGCAGCTCAAGGAAGCTCCAGGGAAATAGTGATCCCAGCCTTCCAAGAATCAGGGTATTTCTCCCTCAAAACTTTTTGAGGAGGACCTCAGTCACTCCTGTTTTCCATGTGAAGGCTATTTATTGAAAACTTCTAGCACTGGGCTAAATGCTTTACATACATGATTGCGTGAATCATGGTAGTTTAGACTCAAAGAGCTagactcttgggcttcccaagtggcttagatggtaaaggaCTTTCCCGCAATGGgtgagacctaggttcgattcctgggtcagggagatcccccagagtaggaatgggcaacccactctagtatggtTGTCTGgagagaggagtgtggtgggctagtccatggggtcacaaagagtcagtcaagaCTGAATAGCTcacactttcagtttttcagctCGGAGAGATGATGTTGTAAGGGCTCCCTTACCCCCTCAAACCACCACTCCCACCCTGTCCCACCTACAGAGaaacccacaaaataaagtcttcctTTAATTCTTCCTGCCTCGTTTAGAGGCTGGGTGAGGTCTGAAGGGTCGCTCCCCACCCACAGCCCCACCAGTCTGTTTTTGGAAGAATCACAGGTTGCTGGAACTGGAAGGAGCATTGCAGGCATTGCCTGGTCTGAAGAGCTCAACATGCCCAGGGGCTGGTGAGGGGAGGGATGAGAGGCATTGCTTACCACTTTGGGACGCCCAGAGAATTCCTTGCCCTTCTTGAGAAGCACCTCCCTGGCCAACTGGTGATTTCCAATCATCACGGTAGTCTTGGAACCCAAACGAAAGGAATAGATGGGGCCATATGTTTCCTGCAGCTTGAAGAAGTTCTCGTACTGTTGGCCACGTCTGGGAAGGAATGGCAGACTGCCCACCAGGGGCAGGGATGGGAGGCTCCTGGGGTACTTGGCACCGGGGCGCTTGGTCCTGGACCAAAATAAATAGGTGAGGGTGAACAGAAAGACAGCCAAGAGCACCCACATTGTGTCCCGGTGGCAGCAGGCAGGACAAACAGCTGTAGAGTGGCTTCAGCCAGCTCAGGGTGCAAGAAGGCCTTTTTAAGTGCTCCCCTGACCTTCACCTTGACTTTATGTTATTGCTCGCCTTGTGGAAGTTTATCCTGGAGCACAGCCAAGAGTCCTCTCCCagaatggggaggggagaggaggcttctttcaagAGCTGGCTCCACACCAGGGCAAACCCCCAGGGGAGGGGCTAGGTAAGGGCACAGACAGCTAGTCCCTGTCCCTTCCTCACTGTCCATCAATGTCTCCAGAGTTGGCCAGGAGCAAatgatatctgggtcaggaatcACAGCTCGGGACTCTCTGTATGATGAAATCACAATCAACAGACAACTATCTAGTTTTATCAGCTGAGGAAAGTGAGGCCTCCTAGGGTCAGGCTTGAATAAAGTCACACAGATAGTGATGACAAGAATCCAGTTCTCTCCATTCCTTGTTTGCTGCTTTTGCCAGAGGGAGTGAAACCATTTGGTTGACAGCAGGGGCCCTAGAGTCAGATGGGTTTAGGCTCAAATTCTAGCTTAAATGCTAACTATATGACATAAAAAGTTTTAGTATGTTCAAGTATACATAGCATAAAGTTTACCATTTtgagtgtacaattcaatggcatTCAATATACATCACAGTGTTGTATAGCCATCACCACTGTTTACTTCTAAAACGGTTTCATAACCCCAAATAGAAAGTATACCCAGGAAACAAtaactccccctcccccctccccccagtccctggcaacctcTAATCTGTCTCTGTGAATATGCCTAtttcacataagtggaatcatataacatTTGGTCTGTTGGGATTGGCTTGTTTCACTAggaataatgttttcaaggttcatctactTTGTAGCATACATCAGAACTTCATTCGTTTTCTAAATATTcgtttatttggttgtgctgggagTTAGTTGCAGTCCTCAagatcttcaatcttcactgcagcatatgggttctagttccctggccagggactgaacctgagtcccctgcattagaagtgtaGAATCTTAGCCACCggac from Muntiacus reevesi chromosome 2, mMunRee1.1, whole genome shotgun sequence harbors:
- the LOC136158297 gene encoding steroid 17-alpha-hydroxylase/17,20 lyase-like → MWVLLAVFLFTLTYLFWSRTKRPGAKYPRSLPSLPLVGSLPFLPRRGQQYENFFKLQETYGPIYSFRLGSKTTVMIGNHQLAREVLLKKGKEFSGRPKVATLDILSDNQKGIAFADHGAHWQLHRKLALNAFALFKDGNLKLEKIINQEANVLCDFLATQHGESIDLSEPLSLAVTNIISFICFNFSFKNEDPALKAIQNVNDGILEVLSKEVLLDIFPVLKIFPSKAMEKMKGCVQTRNELLNEILEKCQENFSSDSITNLLHILIQAKVNADNNNAGPDQDSKLLSNRHMLATIGDIFGAGVETSTSVIKWIVAYLLHHPSLKKRIQDDIDQNIGFSRTPTISDRNRLVLLEATIREVLRIRPVAPTLIPHKAIIDSSIGDHTIDKGTEVVINLWALHHNEKEWHQPNLFMPERFLDPTGTQLISPSLSYLPFGAGPRSCVGEMLARQELFLFMSRLLQRFNLEIPDDGKLPCLEGNASLVLQIKPFKVKIEVRQAWKEAQAEGSTS